One window of Salegentibacter sp. Hel_I_6 genomic DNA carries:
- a CDS encoding site-specific integrase, with protein MLLEKYLKTHLNISDIYLKQIDYQFTLGFESFLRALPGLHNNGVMKHMERFKKLMGLAGDLDWIEKNPTKKFKLRFEQVDMVCLNKTELEKIKNEILEKPVLSINRDIFIFSCYTGLAYADVKALKNYHLQIGIDGKNWIYTRRSKTNTAVRIPILKEAQEILDRYKGHPKIDGKEKLLPVYSNQKTNEYLREVTDKLKIKKKLSFHTARHTFATTVTLANGVPIETVSKLLGHSKISTTQIYARVIDSKIFSDIDNLRKKLNS; from the coding sequence ATCTTACTTGAAAAATATCTAAAAACACACTTAAATATTTCTGATATCTATTTAAAGCAGATTGATTATCAATTTACTCTTGGATTTGAAAGTTTTTTACGAGCCTTGCCAGGTCTTCATAATAATGGAGTAATGAAGCATATGGAGCGTTTCAAAAAGTTAATGGGCCTAGCCGGAGATTTGGATTGGATTGAAAAAAATCCTACTAAAAAATTCAAGTTACGTTTTGAACAAGTAGATATGGTATGCCTAAACAAAACAGAGCTTGAAAAGATTAAAAATGAAATATTAGAAAAACCCGTATTATCTATTAACAGAGATATTTTTATTTTTTCTTGCTATACTGGCCTGGCATATGCAGATGTCAAGGCATTAAAAAATTATCATTTGCAAATTGGGATTGATGGTAAAAATTGGATTTATACCAGAAGAAGTAAAACTAATACGGCCGTTCGTATACCGATATTGAAAGAAGCTCAGGAAATTCTAGACCGATATAAAGGGCATCCAAAAATTGATGGGAAAGAAAAATTATTACCGGTTTATTCCAATCAGAAAACTAATGAATATTTAAGAGAAGTTACTGATAAACTAAAAATTAAAAAGAAATTGAGTTTTCATACCGCCCGGCATACTTTCGCTACTACCGTTACCTTGGCAAATGGAGTTCCAATAGAAACGGTGTCAAAGCTTTTAGGGCATTCTAAAATATCAACTACACAAATCTATGCTCGGGTAATTGACTCTAAAATATTTAGCGATATTGATAATTTGAGAAAAAAATTGAACAGCTAA
- a CDS encoding ABA4-like family protein: protein MTPIEVFSMANAIVLPMWFLMIFLPQWKITRFLIAHRVIPIILAVLYTVYILLYTMDYGIMDFSSLSSVMTIFTQENAVLAGWLHYLAFDLLVGIWILNQNKFLGLNQLLIAPCLFLTFMFGPLGFLIFIVIKATKNNKR from the coding sequence ATGACTCCAATAGAAGTTTTTTCCATGGCAAATGCAATAGTCCTACCCATGTGGTTCTTAATGATTTTTTTACCACAATGGAAAATCACAAGATTTCTAATAGCTCATAGGGTAATTCCAATAATACTAGCGGTCCTTTACACTGTTTATATCCTTCTGTATACAATGGACTATGGAATTATGGATTTTTCCAGTTTATCTTCCGTAATGACCATATTTACCCAGGAAAATGCAGTACTCGCTGGATGGCTTCATTATTTGGCCTTTGATCTTCTTGTAGGTATATGGATATTAAATCAAAACAAATTTCTGGGTTTGAATCAACTACTAATTGCCCCATGTCTTTTCTTAACATTCATGTTTGGCCCGTTAGGTTTCTTAATATTCATAGTCATAAAAGCAACTAAAAATAACAAACGATGA
- a CDS encoding IS110 family transposase, with protein sequence MDTQSTASIPKLYVGIDIHKRSWKIHCSTDLFAGKSFSMPPVPEQLFQYVNKHFHGYEVSTAYEAGCCGYYAHRSFESYGWKSLVVNPADIHRKGKERHTKTDKIDAQLISRELKDDRLETIVVPDKKREELRSLFRRRNDLVKEMRRIKSMIKMQLLYFGIKEPEEFDNDHWSHKYRNWLDNLSFEFDTARETLNSRAVSGSQIRSCDRLPINSARIVVNIIKKIIIS encoded by the coding sequence ATGGACACTCAATCTACTGCTTCAATTCCAAAGTTATACGTTGGTATTGATATTCACAAGAGAAGCTGGAAAATACATTGCAGCACCGATCTTTTTGCAGGTAAATCCTTTTCCATGCCACCTGTTCCTGAACAGTTATTTCAATACGTGAATAAACATTTTCACGGGTATGAAGTTTCCACTGCCTATGAAGCTGGCTGTTGTGGCTACTATGCCCATCGTTCTTTTGAAAGCTACGGCTGGAAATCCTTAGTTGTCAATCCTGCAGATATTCACCGTAAAGGAAAAGAACGACATACCAAAACAGATAAAATCGATGCCCAGCTTATCAGCAGGGAACTCAAGGATGACCGCCTGGAAACCATTGTAGTTCCCGATAAAAAACGAGAGGAACTCCGCAGTCTATTCCGTCGTCGAAATGATCTCGTTAAAGAGATGCGCCGCATTAAATCAATGATCAAAATGCAGCTACTTTACTTCGGAATCAAAGAACCCGAGGAATTTGATAATGACCACTGGAGCCACAAATACCGAAACTGGCTGGACAACCTGTCTTTTGAATTTGATACTGCCCGTGAAACCTTAAACAGCCGCGCAGTTTCAGGTTCACAGATCAGGAGTTGCGACAGGTTACCAATCAACTCCGCGCGTATTGTCGTAAACATTATAAAAAAGATTATTATCTCTTAA
- a CDS encoding sensor histidine kinase — translation MFYNKEERLLYLGFDDFWFKTLGILTLSFTTYFLFTNPFQEHPVSEIIINWGISFLFSTFDWFIIRAIMIQLRNKFPDLKDSVRRIVLFIIAIIITVIFVDYIGLTMLSFLTNENYNFVGRSKALLSIILISIMTMAIYEAIYFYVRLKKSIREEEQSKQAIVQAQLDVLRNQAQPHFFFNTLNTLRDIIDQNSKQQAMVFVDKLSDIYRFLLESENANLITLRDELKFAKAYTHIQAERFGDNLKVIWDIPEVSMKDMIVPMSIQLLLENAIKHNVISNAKPLVINVLVKDGKLVINNRIQPKSSQLPSTKIGLKNIERRYALISKNSIEIENGKGEFTVSLPLLSTSEEKNSHEDIDH, via the coding sequence ATGTTTTACAATAAAGAAGAGCGTTTACTTTATTTAGGGTTTGATGATTTCTGGTTTAAAACTTTGGGCATTCTTACCTTAAGTTTTACCACGTATTTTCTATTTACCAATCCTTTCCAGGAACACCCAGTTAGCGAGATTATCATTAATTGGGGAATTTCGTTTTTGTTTTCCACCTTTGATTGGTTTATTATCAGGGCAATAATGATTCAGCTTCGAAACAAATTTCCTGACCTTAAGGATAGTGTACGGCGTATCGTTCTGTTTATTATTGCCATCATCATTACCGTAATTTTTGTAGATTATATTGGCCTTACGATGCTCTCATTTCTAACAAACGAAAATTATAATTTTGTTGGCCGATCCAAAGCATTACTTTCCATTATCCTTATCAGTATCATGACCATGGCAATTTATGAAGCTATTTATTTCTATGTGCGGCTTAAAAAATCTATTCGGGAAGAGGAACAATCAAAACAAGCCATTGTACAGGCACAACTGGACGTACTACGAAATCAGGCGCAACCTCACTTTTTCTTTAACACGCTAAATACGCTTCGTGATATCATCGATCAAAACTCCAAGCAGCAGGCCATGGTTTTCGTGGATAAGCTGTCCGATATTTATCGGTTTTTGTTGGAATCAGAAAATGCCAATTTAATTACCCTTAGAGATGAACTTAAATTTGCTAAAGCGTACACCCACATTCAAGCTGAACGTTTTGGGGACAATTTAAAAGTAATTTGGGATATTCCAGAAGTTTCCATGAAGGATATGATTGTACCAATGAGTATTCAACTATTGTTGGAAAATGCGATTAAACACAATGTTATTTCCAATGCTAAACCTTTAGTGATTAATGTCCTTGTCAAGGATGGTAAATTGGTAATCAACAATAGAATACAACCTAAATCATCGCAACTACCCTCTACTAAGATTGGCTTAAAAAATATAGAGCGGAGATACGCTTTGATTTCTAAGAATTCTATTGAAATTGAAAATGGTAAAGGGGAATTTACTGTTTCACTACCTTTATTAAGTACTTCTGAAGAAAAGAATAGTCATGAAGATATTGATCATTGA
- a CDS encoding transposase — MVSIKASDCHTIGGFYGVNGKKLQRQYKNYLSDFKDWDQKSHSKKWLIFPENISSKLSIDETALSKGELYTIIANKKAKGKKGSIVAIFSGTKVEPIIEQLLKIPTSKRARVKEITLDMANSMKTIARKCFPKAIQVTDRFHVQKLTFEALQDIRIKHRWEAIDLENEQLKQARLKQKSFSPETFANGDTRKQLLARSRYLLYKAPSNWTENQHERSKILFEQYPDIKLAFKLTQRLRNIFNNAKSKEGAYTKLAHWYKDVEDTGFKAFNTIANTITLNYRSILNYFINRSTNASAESFNAKIKAFRAQFRGVKNVEFFLYRLTTIFA, encoded by the coding sequence TTGGTCAGTATTAAAGCCTCCGACTGTCATACCATCGGTGGATTTTACGGGGTCAATGGAAAGAAGCTCCAACGCCAGTACAAAAATTATTTAAGTGATTTTAAAGATTGGGATCAAAAATCCCATTCAAAGAAATGGCTCATCTTCCCCGAGAATATCAGCTCCAAGCTCTCTATAGATGAAACCGCACTCTCCAAAGGGGAGCTGTATACCATTATTGCCAATAAAAAAGCTAAGGGAAAAAAGGGCAGTATCGTAGCTATTTTCTCGGGAACCAAGGTAGAACCCATTATAGAACAGCTTCTTAAAATACCAACTTCAAAACGAGCCCGAGTCAAGGAGATCACCCTAGATATGGCCAATTCCATGAAAACCATTGCCAGGAAATGCTTCCCTAAGGCCATACAGGTCACCGACCGATTCCATGTGCAGAAACTCACCTTTGAAGCCCTGCAGGATATTAGGATCAAGCACCGATGGGAGGCTATAGATCTGGAGAACGAACAACTCAAACAAGCCAGGTTAAAACAGAAAAGTTTTAGTCCAGAAACCTTTGCTAATGGGGATACCAGAAAACAATTATTAGCCCGCAGCCGGTACCTGCTCTATAAAGCACCTTCAAATTGGACAGAGAACCAGCACGAGCGTAGCAAAATACTCTTCGAGCAATACCCCGATATAAAGTTGGCCTTTAAGCTTACACAAAGACTTAGAAATATATTTAACAATGCTAAGTCAAAAGAAGGGGCCTATACAAAACTAGCCCACTGGTACAAGGATGTAGAGGATACGGGGTTTAAGGCTTTTAATACCATAGCCAACACCATAACACTGAACTACAGATCCATTCTCAATTACTTTATCAACAGAAGTACGAATGCTTCAGCAGAATCCTTTAATGCAAAAATAAAAGCGTTTAGGGCTCAGTTTAGAGGAGTGAAAAATGTTGAATTCTTCTTATATAGATTAACTACAATTTTTGCTTAA
- a CDS encoding IS110 family transposase — translation MGILSELGDLRRFNSLKHLAGYVGIAPGIHQSGASNKAMGMNPRSNRLIRSYFVEASWQAIRTDPVMQAYYRTHLGKEDKKIIIKIAHKLLSRTLAVIKTETPYQIGVVA, via the coding sequence GTGGGCATTCTCTCAGAACTGGGAGACCTGCGCCGGTTCAATTCCTTAAAACACCTGGCAGGTTATGTTGGTATTGCCCCGGGAATACATCAAAGTGGTGCTTCAAATAAAGCTATGGGAATGAATCCCAGGTCAAACCGCCTGATCCGATCCTATTTTGTCGAAGCTTCCTGGCAGGCCATTCGCACAGATCCGGTAATGCAAGCTTACTATCGTACACATTTAGGAAAAGAGGACAAAAAGATTATTATTAAAATAGCTCACAAACTCCTCAGTAGAACTCTGGCAGTTATAAAAACAGAAACTCCCTATCAAATAGGTGTGGTTGCATAA
- a CDS encoding AraC family transcriptional regulator, with protein sequence MREVDLVTIAGIISTFIALLLAIFIFSVESKNKISNKLFASFLVLNALEFSSWFLRLFLEEPTNFVNNLLIAKDLLAYLPMPIFYLYILSVCYSDFQLKRKHLWHALPYLIANLVMLPRFYLTNTAQKLELFGEYNHLYEIIFLHISLHLQAIIYLTAGFIVLNKARKIFLENYSSSTIATYKWLFQLLLFTSLLYAVALIKNILKYYGEVDVFNNAQTVVVLFVLGIVCWYVLKALRYPNLFSGVDSKIALTQNLADENDNGQDPNYTNQIENLTSYMETEKPYLNPSLSLRNLADQMGMNSRELSIIINQKLNQHFFDFINGYRIKEAMDILTDPAKKDETVLEILYEVGFNSKSSFNTAFKKHTRKTPTEYRKSS encoded by the coding sequence ATGAGAGAGGTTGATTTAGTAACAATTGCAGGGATAATTTCCACCTTCATAGCATTACTTTTGGCTATTTTTATTTTTTCGGTAGAATCAAAAAATAAAATCAGCAATAAGCTTTTCGCCTCTTTTTTGGTTTTAAATGCTTTGGAATTCTCCAGTTGGTTTTTGCGTCTATTTCTCGAAGAGCCTACTAATTTTGTAAATAACCTGCTTATAGCAAAGGATTTACTGGCTTATTTGCCAATGCCCATATTTTATTTGTACATATTATCTGTCTGTTATTCAGATTTTCAATTAAAACGGAAGCATTTATGGCATGCCTTGCCTTATTTAATCGCAAATTTAGTGATGCTCCCGAGGTTTTATCTGACCAATACCGCTCAAAAATTAGAACTATTCGGGGAGTATAATCATCTCTACGAAATTATCTTTTTACATATTTCGCTCCACCTGCAAGCTATTATATATTTAACCGCCGGATTTATAGTTTTAAACAAAGCCAGGAAAATTTTCCTGGAAAATTACTCCAGCAGTACCATAGCAACCTATAAATGGTTGTTTCAGCTATTGCTTTTTACATCACTGCTATATGCTGTCGCATTAATAAAGAATATTTTAAAGTATTACGGTGAAGTAGATGTATTTAATAATGCTCAAACTGTAGTAGTCTTGTTTGTTTTAGGTATTGTTTGCTGGTATGTGTTAAAAGCCCTTCGCTATCCCAATCTTTTTAGCGGGGTAGATTCCAAAATAGCTTTGACCCAAAATTTAGCTGATGAAAATGATAACGGGCAGGATCCAAATTACACCAACCAAATTGAGAACTTGACTTCTTATATGGAAACTGAAAAACCATATTTAAACCCTTCTTTATCTCTTAGGAATTTGGCTGACCAGATGGGAATGAATTCCAGGGAGCTTTCCATCATAATAAACCAGAAGTTGAATCAGCACTTTTTTGATTTTATAAATGGATATCGCATTAAAGAAGCCATGGATATTTTAACCGATCCGGCTAAAAAGGATGAAACTGTATTGGAGATTTTATATGAAGTAGGCTTTAATTCTAAATCTTCCTTTAATACGGCATTCAAAAAACATACAAGAAAGACGCCAACCGAATACAGGAAATCATCTTAA
- a CDS encoding transposase, whose protein sequence is MFSKQEALDPYIDLFKILLPELLITHFDLTGHQTEGDILHLHFEEKPEIPKEFSSQLVIAHGFHKEITIQDFPVRGKKVFLHIKRRRWLNKQSKQVIQRDWNLVAQGTRMTVEFAAFLKVLGQY, encoded by the coding sequence TTGTTTTCTAAACAGGAAGCATTGGATCCATATATAGACCTATTCAAGATATTATTGCCAGAATTATTAATCACCCATTTTGATCTTACCGGTCATCAAACAGAAGGAGATATATTACACCTACATTTTGAAGAGAAGCCGGAGATTCCTAAAGAGTTCTCCTCCCAGCTGGTCATAGCACACGGGTTCCATAAGGAAATAACAATCCAGGATTTTCCTGTACGTGGTAAAAAGGTATTCCTGCATATAAAACGCCGTCGGTGGCTCAATAAACAAAGCAAACAGGTTATTCAGCGTGACTGGAACTTAGTAGCACAGGGAACCCGTATGACCGTCGAGTTCGCTGCTTTTTTAAAAGTACTTGGTCAGTATTAA
- a CDS encoding LytTR family DNA-binding domain-containing protein: MKILIIEDEARAASQLKRMISASGFYYELLGIIDTVEDAILWFKKNEAPELVFMDIQLADGLSFEIFQKIDLEAPIIFTTAFDQYAIQAFKVNSVDYLLKPIQQENLNNALSKFNKSIKNVPIEPYILKQLLGSIQSKNIREGILVKEGNGFLQIKTSELSYCYSENSITFGVASGKRYIINENIDELFDSLDQNKFFRINRGQIVSKTSISKIESYFNHRVKLAIINPRDQEFIVSRSKTNDFKDWMNS, from the coding sequence ATGAAGATATTGATCATTGAAGACGAAGCGCGAGCAGCAAGTCAGTTGAAGCGTATGATAAGCGCGTCCGGTTTTTATTATGAACTATTAGGCATAATTGATACAGTAGAAGATGCCATATTATGGTTTAAAAAAAACGAAGCTCCCGAACTGGTATTTATGGATATACAATTGGCCGATGGATTAAGCTTTGAAATTTTTCAGAAAATTGATTTGGAAGCTCCAATAATATTTACAACCGCATTTGACCAATACGCTATCCAGGCATTTAAAGTGAACAGTGTAGACTATTTGCTTAAACCCATTCAGCAGGAAAATTTAAATAATGCGCTTAGTAAATTCAACAAAAGCATTAAAAATGTACCGATAGAACCATACATTCTGAAACAACTTCTTGGCAGTATCCAGAGTAAGAATATACGTGAGGGGATATTGGTTAAGGAGGGAAATGGATTTCTACAGATCAAGACTTCGGAGCTATCTTATTGCTATTCAGAAAACAGCATCACTTTCGGTGTGGCTTCTGGAAAACGTTATATTATAAATGAAAATATTGATGAGTTATTTGATTCGCTTGATCAAAATAAATTCTTTCGAATCAACCGGGGACAAATTGTTTCTAAAACTTCTATTTCAAAAATAGAGTCATATTTTAATCATCGGGTCAAACTAGCTATAATAAATCCACGGGACCAGGAATTTATAGTCAGCAGATCCAAAACCAATGATTTCAAGGATTGGATGAATAGCTAA
- a CDS encoding Arm DNA-binding domain-containing protein: MRTSQTFSISFIVRKKKNKSDLALLYARITVNGKFLEISLKRTIPIDKWNQAANRIKGNSMESQQINKKIDETKALLYDAYDTLVKEDQIINAQKIKSRYLKSDQQHFTLTYLINYHKEKMDKILKYGTMKNYYTTESYLKNI, from the coding sequence ATGCGTACCAGTCAAACCTTTTCTATTTCTTTTATTGTCCGAAAAAAGAAAAACAAATCAGATCTAGCCCTTCTTTATGCCCGTATTACCGTTAACGGTAAATTCCTCGAAATTAGTTTAAAACGTACTATTCCAATTGATAAGTGGAATCAGGCTGCAAATAGAATAAAAGGGAATAGTATGGAAAGTCAGCAGATCAATAAAAAGATTGATGAAACCAAAGCATTATTATATGATGCATATGATACTCTCGTGAAAGAAGACCAGATTATAAATGCACAGAAAATCAAGTCACGATACCTAAAAAGTGATCAACAACATTTTACACTAACCTATTTAATTAATTATCATAAAGAAAAAATGGATAAAATTCTGAAGTATGGAACAATGAAAAACTACTACACTACAGAATCTTACTTGAAAAATATCTAA